A stretch of Kwoniella dendrophila CBS 6074 chromosome 2, complete sequence DNA encodes these proteins:
- a CDS encoding eukaryotic translation initiation factor 3 subunit B, whose protein sequence is MSEFEKIEGFTEEEQLDFEAELQEGYADIEDKYAVDTQQGFENVLVIDNIPVIDEGKKQKLVDRLRQLFAKAGAPIEEENISMPWDDKAATNKGFIFLTYPDAQQAENALRALDGAAFGKNTLYVNRFGDIERYANLPVGEGELPTGWREKTYVEKDHLRSWLGDSAGRDQYLTFRDQDVSIWWNNRNGTADAVKADGKPLKNNKWGELYLQWSPLGTYLSSLHRVGVALWSGPKLDGSIGVNVLRFTHPGVRLIQFSPLENYLVTWSEEPLDNFENHPNAALRETFGPEDEGNHFVVWDVKAQRVLRTFPADKPVQGEDGPQQMAWPSFKWSPDDAYIAKCNVGTGIAVYELPGMGLLDKKSIKIEGVQNFEWCPMSDKDFAARKAGKGKECSFVFWTPEAQNQPARVSIMSIPSRNILRAKNLFNVTDCKFYWQNQGDFLCVKVDRHARKAKSKKATFCNLELFRVREKDYPVEVIEFKDYVPQFAWEPQGNRFAMVSSNDPNYGQGIPGVVIKYNIDFYQLDQKKGDFIAIKHLDSKIANTLVWSPRGRHIALATIGSSQKFDVEFWDLDFVVDERREISEPGANVTMLASGEHYGITDIAWDPSGRYLATSASAWRQTPEPGYCVWDFKGQQLTHQPQDKFKQFLWRPRPSTLLTKEQIKKVRKELKEYSRQFDEEDAAEENRGSAEKLAQRQRDISEWNAWRLRNNKKLDSERSRLGKQKKSIINEINHDQDEKVEEIVEELIDETEEVVVG, encoded by the exons ATGTCAGAATTTGAGAAAATAGAAGGATTcacagaagaagaacagcTCGATTTTGAAGCTGAACTCCAAGAGGGTTACGCTGATATCGAAGACAA ATATGCCGTCGATACTCAACAAGGTTTCGAAAATGTTCTCGTCATTGATAATATCCCAGtcattgatgaaggtaaaaaacaaaaattaGTCGATAGATTAAGACAATTATTCGCCAAAGCTGGTGcaccaattgaagaagaaaatattAGTATGCCATGGGATGATAAAGCTGCTACAAACAAAGG attcatcttccttACTTATCCTGATGCTCAACAAGCTGAAAACGCTCTTCGAGCTCTTGATGGTGCAGCTTTCGGTAAAAATACTCTTTACGTCAATAGATTCGGTGATATCGAGAGATACGCCAACCTCCCTGTAGGAGAAGGAGAACTTCCAACAGGATGGAGAGAAAAGACTTACGTTGAAAAG GATCACCTTCGAAGTTGGTTAGGTGATAGCGCTGGTCGAGATCAATATCTTACTTTCAGAGACCAAGATGTCAGTATCTGGTGGAACAACAGAAACGGTACCGCCGACGCTGTCAAAGCTGATGGTAAACCCCTTAAAAACAAC AAATGGGGAGAACTCTACCTCCAATGGTCCCCTCTCGGTACCTACCTTTCATCTCTTCACCGAGTTGGTGTCGCACTTTGGTCAGGACCTAAACTCGATGGATCTATCGGTGTCAACGTTCTTAGATTTACTCATCCTGGAGTAAGACTTATCCAATTCTCACCATTGGAAAACTACCTTGTTACCTGGTCTGAAGAACCATTAGATAACTTTGAAAATCACCCTAATGCAGCTTTAAGAGAAACCTTTGGgcctgaagatgaaggaaaCCATTTCGTTGTATGGGACGTCAAAGCACAACGAGTACTCAGAACATTCCCCGCTGATAAACCtgttcaaggtgaagatggtccTCAACAAATGGCTTGGCCATCTTTCAAATGGTCACCTGATGACGCTTACATCGCTAAATGTAATGTTGGTACTGGTATTGCCGTTTACGAATTACCTGGCATGGGTCTTttagataaaaaatcaatcaaaattgaaGGTGTACAAAACTTTGAATGGTGTCCTATGAGTGATAAAGATTTCGCTGCTAGAAAAGcaggtaaaggaaaagaatgTAGTTTCGTTTTCTGGACACCTGAagctcaaaatcaacctGCAAGAGTTAGCATCATGTCTATTCCAAGTAGAAACATCCTCAGAGCCAAAAATCTCTTCAATGTTACCGAT TGTAAATTCTACTGGCAAAACCAAGGTGACTTCCTCTGTGTCAAGGTCGACAGACACGCTAGAAAAGCcaaatcaaagaaagctACTTTCTGCAATCTTGAGCTTTTCAGAGTTAGAGAGAAAGATTACCCAGTCGAGGTTATCGAATTTAAGG ATTACGTCCCTCAATTCGCTTGGGAGCCTCAAGGTAACCGATTTGCCATGGTCTCATCAAACGATCCTAACTACGGTCAAGGTATTCCCGGTGTCGTaatcaaatacaacattGATTTCTACCAACTCGACCAAAAGAAGGGTGATTTCATTGCTATCAAACACCTTGATTCCAAGATCGCCAACACCCTTGTTTGGTCACCTCGAGGTCGACATATCGCTCTTGCCACCATCGGTTCTTCCCAAAAATTCGATGTCGAATTCTGGGATCTTGACTTTGTCGTTGacgaaagaagagaaatctCTGAACCTGGAGCCAATGTTACCATGCTCGCTTCTGGTGAACACTACGGTATCACTGACATTGCATGGGATCCATCTGGAAGATATTTAGCCACTTCTGCTTCCGCATGGAGACAAACT CCTGAACCTGGTTATTGTGTATGGGATTTCAAAGGTCAACAATTAACACATCAACCACAAGATAAATTCAAACAATTCTTATGGAGACCTAGaccatcaacattattaacaaaagaacaaattaaaaaagttagaaaagaattaaaagaatatTCAAGacaatttgatgaagaagatgcagcagaagaaaatagaggttcagctgaaaaattagcacaaagacaaagagatATTTCTGAATGGAATGCATGGAGATTAAGAAATAATAAGAAACTTGATTCAGAAAGATCGAGATTAGGTaaacaaaagaaatcaattataaatgaaattaatcacgatcaagatgaaaaagttgaagagattgttgaagaattaattgatgaaactgaagaagttgTTGTAGGTTAA